A stretch of Schistocerca americana isolate TAMUIC-IGC-003095 chromosome 3, iqSchAmer2.1, whole genome shotgun sequence DNA encodes these proteins:
- the LOC124605856 gene encoding ADP-ribosylation factor-like protein 1 translates to MGGLFSYFRNLLGSREMRILILGLDGAGKTTILYRLQVGEVVTTIPTIGFNVEQVTYKNLKFQVWDLGGQTSIRPYWRCYYSNTDAIIYVVDSADRDRIGISKDELLYMLREDELQGAILVVLANKQDIEGALSVAEVHQALGLDALKNRTFQIFKTSATKGEGLDAAMDWLSNALQNRK, encoded by the exons ATGG GTGGATTGTTTAGCTACTTTCGAAACCTGTTAGGCAGTCGTGAAATGAGAATCCTCATATTAGGACTTGATGGTGCCGGCAAAACCACCATTCTGTACAG ATTACAGGTAGGCGAAGTTGTGACAACTATTCCTACCATTGGATTCAATGTAGAGCAGGTTACATACAAGAACTTGAAATTCCAAGTGTGGGATCTTGGTGGACAGACGAGTATAAG GCCCTACTGGCGTTGCTACTACTCCAATACTGATGCAATTATTTATGTAGTTGATTCAGCAGATAGAGACAGAATAGGAATTTCTAAGGACGAGCTACTTTATATGTTAAGG GAAGATGAACTACAGGGAGCAATTTTAGTAGTTCTTGCTAATAAGCAGGATATTGAAGGCGCACTGAGTGTAGCAGAAGTCCATCAGGCACTTGGGCTCGATGCTCTGAAGAACAGAACTTTCCAGATATTTAAAACCTCAGCAACAAAAGGTGAAGGGCTTGATGCGGCGATGGACTGGTTGTCAAATGCCCTTCAAAATCGCAAATAA